One bacterium genomic region harbors:
- the gltA gene encoding NADPH-dependent glutamate synthase — protein sequence MNAKERLAIPPQHMPEQDPAVRIHNQNEVPLGFQPEQALQEANRCLQCKKASCVLNCPVGIDIPAFIALVAQGDFRAALAKIKEKNMLPAICGRVCPQEEQCQLHCTVAKALKSREAAVSVGKLERFVADWERSTGVMDLPPLPAKTGKRVAVVGSGPAGLTVAGDLIRLGHEVTVFEALHKPGGVLTYGIPEFRLPKEIVDYEVRYLEKLGVEFKYNYVIGKIKSIDELLQEYDAVFIGTGAGLPNFMNIPGENRIGVFSANEFLTRANLMRSYDFPAVDTPIIRADRVATVGGGNVAMDAARTALRLGAGKSIVVYRRSRQEMPARVEEVEHAQQEGVEFHFLVNPKRILSDADGRVSGIELIRMELGEPDASGRRRPIPQPGSEFVLEVDVVIIAIGNSPNPLIPRETPDIQTNKWGGIIADAAGGRTSKKGVFAGGDIVLGAATVILAMGEGRRAAKAMHEYMMNGIW from the coding sequence CGCTGTCTACAGTGCAAAAAAGCCAGCTGTGTGCTCAACTGCCCCGTGGGGATCGATATTCCCGCCTTTATCGCTTTGGTGGCGCAGGGCGATTTCAGGGCTGCGCTGGCCAAGATCAAAGAGAAGAATATGCTGCCGGCCATTTGCGGCAGGGTTTGTCCCCAGGAGGAACAGTGTCAGCTGCACTGCACTGTGGCCAAGGCACTGAAATCCAGAGAGGCGGCGGTGAGCGTCGGCAAGTTGGAGCGGTTTGTCGCGGACTGGGAGCGCAGCACCGGCGTGATGGACCTGCCGCCGTTGCCGGCTAAAACCGGCAAGCGCGTCGCTGTGGTCGGCTCTGGCCCGGCCGGCTTGACGGTGGCCGGCGATCTGATCCGTCTGGGCCATGAGGTCACGGTATTCGAGGCGCTGCACAAACCGGGCGGCGTGTTGACCTACGGCATCCCGGAATTCCGTCTGCCCAAGGAGATCGTTGACTATGAGGTGCGCTATCTGGAAAAGCTGGGTGTGGAATTCAAATACAACTATGTGATCGGCAAGATCAAATCGATTGACGAACTGCTGCAGGAATATGATGCGGTGTTCATCGGCACCGGCGCCGGGCTGCCCAATTTCATGAACATTCCAGGAGAAAACCGGATCGGTGTTTTTTCCGCCAATGAATTCCTGACGCGCGCCAATCTGATGCGCAGTTACGACTTTCCGGCTGTGGATACGCCCATCATCCGCGCTGATCGAGTGGCCACGGTGGGCGGCGGCAATGTGGCCATGGATGCAGCACGGACAGCGTTGCGCCTGGGCGCCGGCAAATCCATCGTCGTGTATCGCCGCTCCCGTCAAGAGATGCCGGCGCGTGTGGAAGAGGTGGAGCATGCGCAGCAGGAGGGAGTTGAATTTCATTTTCTGGTCAATCCTAAACGCATCCTCAGCGATGCGGACGGCCGGGTCAGCGGCATCGAGTTGATCAGAATGGAGCTGGGCGAGCCGGATGCCTCTGGAAGGCGCCGGCCGATTCCGCAGCCGGGCTCTGAATTTGTCCTCGAGGTGGATGTGGTGATCATCGCTATCGGCAACAGCCCGAATCCGCTGATCCCGCGTGAAACGCCGGATATTCAGACCAATAAATGGGGCGGCATCATTGCGGATGCTGCGGGCGGACGCACTTCGAAAAAAGGCGTATTCGCCGGCGGCGATATTGTGCTGGGCGCTGCCACAGTGATCCTAGCTATGGGCGAAGGCCGACGCGCGGCCAAAGCCATGCACGAATACATGATGAACGGCATCTGGTGA